A genomic segment from Acyrthosiphon pisum isolate AL4f chromosome A3, pea_aphid_22Mar2018_4r6ur, whole genome shotgun sequence encodes:
- the LOC100570634 gene encoding vacuolar protein sorting-associated protein 13C isoform X3, whose amino-acid sequence MEYGPAVQMSIGSIYLSDLQHICKSGHTVVLFSITTNSLVQESTNLLYRKVKADCPDFKSHFHSVEKSLVLDLNHVSCVFHRTSFIKFYKYMQYIIQRIGNRRIFSSLTTENIQNCVNNCFSNNDPPVPQGATKFSYSARISNFQILICDTEFEFLDVKIGGLESDCTFKANDRMVFRFYVMNMSIDDLSRMTLYPKLLYTDADKLLEFKYVRHNPRLYKTSIEAQTDDVKSDGSIKLYIGQVHITVLCSILLDFQYFIDPIISEELVDFSRRLRKVLLPFTPDFRNGWKSKMHLSICLHFPVVLFPQNSTSPNVILCSLGDLTVENFFKEQLKKDYDNLDIVDNILANWDAINVSRAIMTLDGTLIIQEPMVESFGIRLNIKRNTTNKLLYRMNGGIDNIQINLGQKDLAIFLLVWADNFEYGHCIEEMLYMMMPHISGILEDQDLKKIQVFFNHETSIHEIDFKFSIDGIQIALFANSDEILSSPIRDINHSLCRFDLDEINIKIDMFSDDRVILSTTVQRCMLEDTRRHNTSEKMIFEPVGPSDSSNEVHISVSTPPLFDLSFEKTYSGDRTIHIHLDKTRLNFSIPFVVELTQFVLDSLPIKRKNTDGTLASPMLNVDSHRKYPDEKRSVERKPMNIEKQSALTISVRFGRPEIAILPPGVEELDIRDQVLLCRTEFLLDYGRHPGHEERLVCSLSNFHILAVSKKRRAEKMVLHPCDIEFSRTLKSGDHDAIEILIRSSPLNVHLSTSTVHIILNAIDLMEFNYDEDPDFEGSSYREFKNDDLWTPKSIVPNTVPNKLVPKRTFFSFFQSKFSNTMDVKSENLELYIQDINVSLELEELDLEDIPMIMFKSSLKVQVKDWSDQFNLKGGLNLKASYFNCNLSVWEPFIEPWNIKLKGFLGKFNVKQMDLGDVLVQSSHQSVVEGESESSDDESEAEMKFIRKTVKSRETSLEKWYSDDSDSDQETGVMDKLAKAITHLISEYVKCECSDEDLTNSDSSDESGAEQESRNISQERIKKKISYSSDSGLENDSEGLETSTYIIFETERLEVSFTPANISVIDTLIKSLYNPKTDDCDSTESFVLVNDLAVRSIVMLYQKTERGLEQILEAIDGSRTSSISRQSMSNDCTFVNNLTKKNNHENIDDNSSEMMYKKITDYQLNIKVEGFDDLIVVCPKRTCNKLHALSPVKNDTRYWIMVSVVSKKLSHIITIRSPLMLKNDTSFPLMIHYNRTEAIDTFEMDTGVVEESDNPFESTCTLAILEAGSIFNVPIALAYHSKLFLSPANLQNYLVSDSGVWWPDLSVDTSCAKELVCATSKVDEQPNFSIRVVCEEGEPVFNRASRTVPNYTLRAVPPVVIHNFLPFAIEFSFPNFKHHIEASEKIDVYMLNITHKVLKTDLIVPSYLGISWSGSFNLRKDINEKTVNMSTEHDTDGGNKHLKIAIKITNEDSCRIFIHSPYWIVNKTGLPLQLRGSRSDIVYESHTEEPLLFSYKRLKKRCIKLRAYHSNWSSAFSMDTVYCPGLVICKDKERQKKYRILMKPVLSHLCPHLTTIVTFLPNFSVVNNFNRSLRFMEDNQDADLWTDILQGQTLPFWPETDSMRMFVKLRDGKSGSQHFSIIKEEQTVLRMDKGRALVVKITGGGENPFLISFQKFCQNDAPVRVDNMCDDIFLKIHQKNLGQVTLLSPHQSLLYTWDDPTEERVLYWNAYSKKNKSYVAEFEKDGFGQKRISFCQIKPAEIANINLNFIKLITNQHLESPDTSETSDSDSDAGPPIRLPRTKKSKVVVYWVSYMDAVGQRVLLFTQDEKAAATARKNIENNKSSIDLIVAMDGLGLSLSTSRGVHTEEIAYLSLTDSASEWMVRVRNVWKPFTVELACWLEDMWKNDDKKAHLKDYVHVDFDKMQMIRPFFGHLRRSYNPAARIRCKFTSKSTTVCFKIHRIQLDNQLSDCTFKTALYQTSVCKTSPRYFKPFLELSYSKTPISNHYDVYKYFDISLQDFTVQLDRTFVVSMHKTLSPLLAVFECPLDARFRQDGRNPGKVFVEYFHCSPFNIQLSFSAKVPELSPLKSSNSFATDALLYVLDGHSNRLSDIKAVNLNVNSLTRKGLYKESFNSMFSYGLKNYARQLLKQCHVSIFNLDVLENIYEMDEIDEKLNFEEYLGPFIEEVQGSFRAIESVEKWNFEELLPEQMISVHKGTEMSVLLSMSGAIQRPHIGGEDDSAAESFFRGPGRNLLAVLSKSNVSDKVSMAYDGVKRIIESGEEVVMRTRIPRYVNPMGMKSYSMYEAVGLHLFKMLSRSLSNDGYWAHVSLLPEGKKVLLITLRRVILAEKYRTKGPWEIEWSIYVDNIIDVPTVVENKLSFKVRQDEHHSSYFFRGDEKCIEYNDKTTLKWIKNKIQQVMVLGYEDKPLNS is encoded by the exons ATGGAATATGGGCCAGCTGTACAAATGTCAATTGGATCAATTTATCTATCTGATTTACAACATATTTGCAAAAGTGGTCATACcgttgtattattttcaataacaacCAATTCTTTAGTACAAGAATCTACTAATTTGCTTTACAGAAAA gtaaaagcTGATTGTCCTGATTTTAAAAGTCATTTTCACAGTGTAGAAAAGTCTCTTGTATTAGATTTAAATCACGTATCATGTGTGTTTCATAGAacttcatttataaaattttacaaatatatgcaatatattatacaaag AATTGGTAATAGACGTATTTTTTCATCTTTAACAactgaaaatattcaaaattgtgtaaacaattgtttttctaacaATGATCCACCTGTGCCACAAGGAGCAACAAAGTTTAGTTATTCTGctagaatttcaaattttcaaatattaatttgtgatactgaatttgaatttttggaTGTTAAG attggTGGCTTAGAAAGTGATTGCACGTTTAAAGCAAATGATCGGAtggtatttagattttatgtgaTGAATATGAGCATTGATGATTTGTCTCGAATGACTTTGTATCCcaag ttactaTATACGGACGCAGATAAGCTTTTGGAATTCAAATATGTACGACATAATCCCAGGCTTTACAAAACAAGCATTGAAGCACAGACAGATGATGTAAAATCAGATGGAAGTATTAAGTTGTACATAGGACAAGTACATATAACAGTTTTATGcagtattttattagattttcaa tatttcaTTGATCCAATCATTTCTGAAGAACTTGTTGATTTTAGTCGACGTTTACGTAAGGTTTTACTTCCATTTACACCAGATTTTCGAAATGGATGGAAGAGTAAAATGCATTTGTCGATATGCTTACATTTTCCTGTGGTATTATTTCCACAGAATTCTACCTCTCCCAATGTTATTTTATGCAGCTTAGGAGATCTTACGGTGGAAAACTTTTTTAAagagcaattgaaaaaagatTATGACAATTTAgatattgttgataatattttagctaaTTGGGATGCAATTAATGTATCTAGAGCTATTATGACATTAGATGGAACACTCATTATTCAA gaACCAATGGTAGAATCTTTTGGAATCCGTTTGAACATTAAAAGAAATACTACAAACAAACTTTTATATCGGATGAATGGAGGAATTgacaatattcaaattaatctgGGACAGAAAGATCTTGCAATATTCTTACTAGTTTGGGCAGATAACTTTGAGTATGGTCATTGTATCGAAGAAATGTTGTATATGATGATGCCACACATTTCTGGGATCTTGGAAGatcaagatttaaaaaaaatacaagtgttTTTCAATCATGAAACCTCAATTCATgaaattgatttcaaattttctaTCGATGGTATCCAAATTGCACTTTTTGCTAATTCAGatgaa ATATTAAGCTCTCCAATTAGAGATATAAATCATTCATTGTGCAGATTTGATTTGGACGAGATAAATATTAAGATAGATATGTTTTCAGACGACAGAGTAATTTTAAGTACTACAGTACAAAGATGTATGTTAGAAGACACTAGGAGACATAATACATCTGAAAAAAT GATTTTTGAACCTGTTGGTCCATCAGATTCATCTAACGAAGTACATATATCTGTATCAACTCCACCATTATTTGATTTATCTTTTGAAAAGACATATTCAGGTGATAGAACAATTCATATTCATTTGGATAAAACCAGATTGAATTTCTCAATTCCTTTTGTTGTGGAATTAACACAATTTGTATTGGACTCTTTaccaataaaaagaaaaaatactgaTGGAACCTTAGCATCTCCAATGCTTAATGTAGATAGTCATAGGAAATACCCAGATGAAAAGCGATCAGTGGAGAGAAAACCAATGAATATTGAAAAGCAGtcag ctttAACTATATCTGTTCGTTTTGGTCGTCCTGAAATAGCAATATTACCTCCCGGAGTAGAAGAATTAGACATTCGAGATCAAGTACTTTTATGTCGAACAGAGTTTCTTTTAGATTATGGTCGTCATCCAGGACATGAAGAGAGACTTGTTTGTTCATTatcaaattttcatattttagcaGTGTCAAAAAAAAGAAGAGCTGAGAAGAtg GTTTTGCATCCATGTGACATAGAGTTTTCAAGAACTTTAAAATCAGGAGACCATGATGCAATAGAAATTTTAATTCGTTCTAGTCCCCTAAATGTACATTTGTCAACTAGTACAGTTCACATTATTCTCAAT gCCATCGACCTCATGGAATTTAATTACGATGAAGATCCTGATTTCGAAGGATCATCTTATCGGGAGTTTAAAAATGATGATTTATGGACTCCAAAATCCATAGTACCTAATACTGTACCTAACAAATTGGTTcctaaaagaacatttttttcatttttccaaTCAAAGTTTTCGAATACTATGGATGTGAAATCAGAAAATCTTGAACTCTATATACAAGACATTAACGTGTCTCTAGAACTAGAAGAACTAGATTTAGAAGACATTCCTATGATCATGTTTAAATCATCATTAAAAGTTCAAGTAAAAGATTGGTCAGATcagtttaatttaaaag gGGGTCTAAATTTAAAAGCTTCATACTTTAACTGTAATTTGAGTGTTTGGGAACCGTTTATTGAGCCTTGGAATATAAAACTGAAA ggTTTCTTGGGTAAGTTCAATGTAAAACAAATGGATTTGGGTGATGTATTGGTACAATCATCTCACCAATCTGTTGTGGAAGGTGAGAGTGAAAGTTCAGATGATGAAAGTGAAGCTGAAATGAAATTCATTAGAAAAACAGTGAAGTCAAGGG aaacttCACTTGAAAAATGGTACTCTGATGATTCAGATTCAGATCAGGAAACAGGAGTTATGGATAAATTAGCTAAAGctattacacatttaatatcTGAGTATGTTAAATg TGAATGTAGTGATGAAGACTTAACAAATTCAGATTCAAGCGATGAAAGCGGAGCTGAACAGGAATCCAGAAATATTAGTCAAGAAaggataaagaaaaaaatta gtTACTCTAGTGATTCTGGTTTAGAAAATGATTCTGAAGGACTGGAAACATCAACGTATATCATTTTTGAAACGGAGAGGCTAGAAGTATCATTTACTCCAGCTAATATATCTGTTATTGATACACTCATAAAATCGTTGTATAATCCAAAAACTGATGATTGTGATTCAACTGAAAGTTTTGTTCTTGTTAATGATCTTGCAGTGAGAtctattgttatgttatatcaAAAAActgag agaGGATTAGAACAAATCTTAGAAGCAATTGATGGATCTAGAACATCTTCAATATCCAGACAAag CATGTCTAACGATTGtacttttgtaaataatttaacaaaaaaaaataatcatgaaaACATTGATGACAATTCTAGTGAAATGATGTACAAGAAAATTACTGACTATCAACtcaatataaaagttgaag gTTTTGATGATTTGATTGTGGTTTGTCCAAAACGTACATGCAATAAATTACATGCTCTTTCTCCAGTAAAAAATGACACACGGTATTGGATTATGGTATCTGTAGTGTCAAAAAAGCTGAGccacataataacaataagatcACCTTTAATG TTGAAAAATGACACATCATTCCCTTTGATGATCCATTATAATCGTACTGAAGCAATAGATACTTTTGAAATGGATACTGGAGTTGTAGAAGAGTCTGACAATCCTTTTGAATCGACATGTACGTTGGCAATTCTTGAAGCTGGATCAATTTTTAATGTGCCAATAGCTTTAGCATATCATTCAAAACTGTTCTTATCTCCTGCTAATTTGCA gaATTATCTTGTTAGTGATAGTGGTGTTTGGTGGCCAGATTTGTCCGTTGATACTAGTTGTGCAAAAGAATTAGTATGTGCTACATCTAAAGTTGACGAACAACCAAATTTTTCTATTCGG GTTGTCTGTGAAGAAGGAGAACCAGTTTTTAACCGTGCTTCAAGAACAGTGCCAAATTATACTTTAAGAGCAGTTCCTCCTGTAGTCATACATAATTTTCTTCCGTTTGCTATAGAATTCAGTTTTCCAAATTTCAAGCACCATATTGAAGCTTCCGAGAAAATTGATGTTTACATGTTAAATATTACACATAAGGTTTTGAAAACTGATTTAATTGTACCATCATATCTTGGTATATCGTGGTCTGGAAGCTTTAACTTGCGAAaagatataaatgaaaaaactgTAAACATGAGTACTGAACATGATACTGATGGTggtaacaaacatttaaaaattgcaataaaaattacaaatgaaGATTCTTGTCGCATTTTTATACATTCACCATATTGGATTGTAAATAAGACAGGTTTACCATTACAATTAagg ggaTCACGATCAGATATTGTGTATGAATCACATACTGAAGAaccattattgttttcatacaaACGCTTAAAAAAGAGATGTATTAAACTAAGGGCATACCATTCAAATTGGTCTTCAGCATTTTCAATGGATACAGTTTACTGCCCTGgacttgtaatttgtaaagaTAAAGAACGCCAGAAAAAATACAGAATTTTAATGAAGCCAGTTTTATCTCACTTATGCCCTCATTTAACAACAATCGtcacatttttaccaaatttctCTGTAGTAAATAATTTCAACAGAAGTTTACGATTCATGGAGGATAATCAAGATGCAGATTTATGGACAGACATTTTACAAGGACAG acATTACCATTTTGGCCTGAGACTGATTCAATGAGGATGTTTGTTAAACTTCGAGATGGAAAATCCGGATcacaacatttttcaattataaaagaAGAGCAGACGGTTCTTAGAATGGATAAagga CGAGCTCTTGTAGTTAAAATAACAGGTGGTGGCGAAAATCCGTTTTTaataagttttcaaaaattctGTCAAAATGATGCTCCAGTAAGAGTTGACAATATGTGTGatgacatttttctaaaaattcatcaaaaaaatTTGGGACAA GTAACATTACTAAGTCCTCATCAATCTCTATTATATACTTGGGATGATCCTACTGAAGAACGTGTGCTTTACTGGAATGCatatagcaaaaaaaacaaaagttatgtAGCAGAGTTTGAAAAAGATGGATTTGGACAGAAAAGGATAAGTTTCTGTCAAATCAAACCAGCTGAAATTGCAAATATcaacttaaattttattaaattaataacaaatcaaCATCTTGAATCACCCGATACGAGTGAAACGAGTGATTCAGATTCTGATGCGGGACCACCTATTaga ttacctagaaccaaaaaatctaagGTTGTGGTTTACTGGGTAAGTTATATGGACGCCGTAGGTCAAAGAGTATTGCTTTTTACCCAAGACGAAAAAGCAGCAGCAACTGCacgtaaaaatattgaaaataataaatctagtATTGACTTAATTGTAGCCATGGACGGACTGGGATTATCTCTG AGTACTTCTCGTGGTGTTCACACGGAGGAGATTGCCTATTTAAGTTTAACAGATTCTGCTTCTGAATGGATGGTGAGAGTAAGAAATGTCTGGAAACCTTTTACAGTTGAACTTGCATGTTGGTTGGAAGATATGTGGAAAAACGATGATAAAAAAGCACATTTAAAAGATTATGTCcat gtGGATTTCGACAAAATGCAAATGATAAGACCATTTTTTGGACATCTTCGTCGTTCGTATAATCCAGCTGCACGGATTCGATGTAAATTTACTTCAAAAAGTACTACCGTGTGCTTCAAAATTCATAGAATACAA ttggaCAATCAGTTATCGGATTGTACATTTAAAACTGCATTGTATCAAACATCCGTGTGTAAGACATCTCCTcgatattttaaaccatttttggAATTATCATATTCTAAAACACCAATTTCTAATCATTACGACGTTTACAA atattttgataTAAGTCTTCAAGACTTTACCGTACAACTCGATAGAACATTTGTGGTTAGTATGCATAAAACTTTATCACCACTTCTTGCAGTTTTTGAATGTCCGTTAGATGCGAGATTTAGACAAGAC GGGAGAAACCCTGGTAAGGTATTTGTTGAGTATTTCCATTGTTCtccatttaatatacaattaagttTTTCGGCGAAAGTACCAGAACTCAGCCCCTTGAAGAGCTCCAATAGTTTTGCAACAGATGCTCTTTTGTATGTACTCGATGGCCATTCGAACCGTTTAAGTGACATAAAAGCCGTAAATCTCAA tgtgAATAGCTTAACACGAAAAGGACTTTATAAAGAATCATTTAACTCAATGTTTAGTTACGGATTAAAAAATTACGCACGGCAGTTATTAAAACAATGCCatgtttctatttttaatttggatGTATTGGAAAACATTTACGAAATGGATGAGATTGATGAAAAACTAAACTTTGAA GAATACTTAGGGCCTTTTATTGAAGAAGTACAAGGTTCATTTAGAGCCATTGAAAGTGTAGAAAAATGGAATTTTGAGGAACTATTGCCGGAACAAATGATTTCTGTCCACAAAGGAACAGAAATGTCAGTTTTGTTATCTATGTCTGGTGCAATACAAAGACCTCATATTG GTGGAGAAGACGATAGTGCTGCAGAGTCGTTCTTTAGAGGTCCCGGTCGGAACTTACTGGCAGTCCTGTCAAAATCTAACGTATCCGATAAGGTGTCAATGGCTTATGATGGAGTTAAAAG AATTATTGAGTCAGGCGAAGAGGTAGTGATGCGAACACGAATTCCAAGATATGTCAATCCAATG ggAATGAAAAGCTATTCTATGTATGAAGCTGTTGGtttacatttgtttaaaatgttgagtCGTTCTCTATCAAATGATGGTTATTGGGCGCACGTGAGTTTACTACCAGAGGGGAAAAAAGTCCTACTTATTACATTAAG acgagtaattttagctgaaaaataCCGCACTAAAGGACCGTGGGAAATCGAATGGAGTATTTATGTTGATAACATAATTGATGTGCCAACAgttgttgaaaataaattaagtttcaaAGTTCGGCAA GATGAACATCACTCGAGTTATTTTTTCCGCGGTGACGAAAAATGTATCGAATACAACGATAAAACAACATTGAAATGGATTAAGAATAAAATTCAACAAGTTATGGTTTTAGGATATGAGGATAAACCTCtcaattcttaa